The Bemisia tabaci chromosome 5, PGI_BMITA_v3 genome includes a window with the following:
- the LOC109039871 gene encoding acyl-CoA Delta-9 desaturase isoform X2: protein MAPSNVINTAARLLFGPESVVPLFEEQKVGRPITEPGKKAPEKLNPEPTPVIEEQTADSPKPKKEDADTYRVKIVWRNVMLFAYLHLGAIYGFYLIFTSAKIQTSIFGFLLYQASAIGITAGAHRLWSHRAYKAKWPLKLILIILNSLAFQNSVFEWARDHRVHHKYSETDADPHNAKRGFFFSHVGWLLCRKHPDVIQKGRCIDLKDLDDEPLVQFQKRHYLKMVLLFCFILPTVVPVYCWGETWGNAWYVATLWRYAFILNVTWLVNSAAHLWGQRPYDKFINPAENISVAILALGEGWHNYHHVFPWDYKTAELGNYRANLTTAFIDFFAKIGWAYDLKTVPLSLVHKRANRTGTRKHSHEGEVWGWDDENMLKEDKDHAVIFQKDE from the exons ATGGCACCGTCTAACGTGATAAACACGGCGGCTCGACTTCTGTTCGGGCCCGAATCGGTGGTTCCTCTTTTCGAGGAGCAGAAAGTTGGCAGACCGATAACGGAGCCGGGAAAGAAAGCACCGGAGAAACTGAACCCGGAACCAACGCCCGTGATCGAAGAACAAACGGCAGACAGCCCAAAGCCGAAGAAAGAAGATGCAGATACCTACAGAGTCAAGATAGTTTGGAGGAACGTCATGCTCTTCGCCTATCTCCACCTGGGAGCTATCTACGGCTTTTACTTGATTTTCACATCCGCCAAGATCCAGACATCTATCTTCG gGTTTTTGCTGTATCAAGCATCAGCAATTGGAATAACAGCAGGGGCCCACAGACTGTGGTCACATAGAGCATACAAAGCCAAATGGCCGTTGAAGCTCATCCTAATCATCCTCAACTCATTAGCTTTCCAA AACAGCGTGTTCGAATGGGCGCGGGATCACCGAGTGCACCACAAGTACAGCGAGACGGACGCGGACCCGCACAACGCCAAGCGGGGCTTCTTCTTCTCCCACGTGGGATGGCTCCTGTGTCGCAAACACCCGGACGTCATACAGAAAGGCCGATGCATCGACCTCAAAGATCTTGATGACGAGCCCCTCGTCCAATTCCAAAAAAG GCACTACCTGAAAATGGTACTTCTATTCTGTTTCATCCTCCCCACGGTAGTGCCCGTTTACTGCTGGGGGGAAACGTGGGGCAACGCATGGTACGTGGCCACATTATGGAGGTATGCTTTCATCTTGAACGTAACTTGGCTGGTCAATAGCGCTGCGCATCTTTGGGGACAACGTCCATACGACAA ATTCATCAACCCAGCTGAGAACATAAGCGTGGCGATCCTAGCTTTGGGCGAAGGCTGGCACAACTACCACCATGTCTTCCCGTGGGACTACAAGACGGCAGAGCTGGGCAACTACCGGGCCAACCTCACGACCGCCTTCATCGATTTCTTCGCCAAGATCGGCTGGGCCTACGACTTGAAGACGGTTCCCCTGAGTTTGGTCCACAAGAGGGCAAACCGAACGGGCACCCGGAAACACAGCCACGAGGGGGAGGTCTGGGGTTGGGACGACGAGAACATGCTCAAAGAAGACAAGGACCACGCAGTCATTTTCCAGAAGGATGAGTGA
- the LOC109039871 gene encoding acyl-CoA Delta-9 desaturase isoform X1: MQILTKMAPSNVINTAARLLFGPESVVPLFEEQKVGRPITEPGKKAPEKLNPEPTPVIEEQTADSPKPKKEDADTYRVKIVWRNVMLFAYLHLGAIYGFYLIFTSAKIQTSIFGFLLYQASAIGITAGAHRLWSHRAYKAKWPLKLILIILNSLAFQNSVFEWARDHRVHHKYSETDADPHNAKRGFFFSHVGWLLCRKHPDVIQKGRCIDLKDLDDEPLVQFQKRHYLKMVLLFCFILPTVVPVYCWGETWGNAWYVATLWRYAFILNVTWLVNSAAHLWGQRPYDKFINPAENISVAILALGEGWHNYHHVFPWDYKTAELGNYRANLTTAFIDFFAKIGWAYDLKTVPLSLVHKRANRTGTRKHSHEGEVWGWDDENMLKEDKDHAVIFQKDE; this comes from the exons ACCAAGATGGCACCGTCTAACGTGATAAACACGGCGGCTCGACTTCTGTTCGGGCCCGAATCGGTGGTTCCTCTTTTCGAGGAGCAGAAAGTTGGCAGACCGATAACGGAGCCGGGAAAGAAAGCACCGGAGAAACTGAACCCGGAACCAACGCCCGTGATCGAAGAACAAACGGCAGACAGCCCAAAGCCGAAGAAAGAAGATGCAGATACCTACAGAGTCAAGATAGTTTGGAGGAACGTCATGCTCTTCGCCTATCTCCACCTGGGAGCTATCTACGGCTTTTACTTGATTTTCACATCCGCCAAGATCCAGACATCTATCTTCG gGTTTTTGCTGTATCAAGCATCAGCAATTGGAATAACAGCAGGGGCCCACAGACTGTGGTCACATAGAGCATACAAAGCCAAATGGCCGTTGAAGCTCATCCTAATCATCCTCAACTCATTAGCTTTCCAA AACAGCGTGTTCGAATGGGCGCGGGATCACCGAGTGCACCACAAGTACAGCGAGACGGACGCGGACCCGCACAACGCCAAGCGGGGCTTCTTCTTCTCCCACGTGGGATGGCTCCTGTGTCGCAAACACCCGGACGTCATACAGAAAGGCCGATGCATCGACCTCAAAGATCTTGATGACGAGCCCCTCGTCCAATTCCAAAAAAG GCACTACCTGAAAATGGTACTTCTATTCTGTTTCATCCTCCCCACGGTAGTGCCCGTTTACTGCTGGGGGGAAACGTGGGGCAACGCATGGTACGTGGCCACATTATGGAGGTATGCTTTCATCTTGAACGTAACTTGGCTGGTCAATAGCGCTGCGCATCTTTGGGGACAACGTCCATACGACAA ATTCATCAACCCAGCTGAGAACATAAGCGTGGCGATCCTAGCTTTGGGCGAAGGCTGGCACAACTACCACCATGTCTTCCCGTGGGACTACAAGACGGCAGAGCTGGGCAACTACCGGGCCAACCTCACGACCGCCTTCATCGATTTCTTCGCCAAGATCGGCTGGGCCTACGACTTGAAGACGGTTCCCCTGAGTTTGGTCCACAAGAGGGCAAACCGAACGGGCACCCGGAAACACAGCCACGAGGGGGAGGTCTGGGGTTGGGACGACGAGAACATGCTCAAAGAAGACAAGGACCACGCAGTCATTTTCCAGAAGGATGAGTGA